In Hevea brasiliensis isolate MT/VB/25A 57/8 chromosome 13, ASM3005281v1, whole genome shotgun sequence, a single genomic region encodes these proteins:
- the LOC110662686 gene encoding pathogenesis-related protein PR-1: MRTCFIAITIFLLCLLPRTSQAAGYLSTASQFLLPQNAARAALRMPPLVWDSNLARYAQWYANQRRYDCDLRHSNGPYGENIFWGSGRGWSPAQAVTAWVSERKWYNYWSNSCAGDQECGHYTQIVWRKTRRVGCARVNCFGGKGVFMTCNYDPPGNFIGERPY; encoded by the coding sequence ATGCGTACTTGCTTTATTGCCATCACCATTTTTCTCCTCTGCCTCCTCCCGAGGACTAGCCAAGCTGCAGGCTACCTAAGCACTGCAAGCCAGTTCTTGTTACCCCAGAATGCAGCTCGTGCCGCACTGAGGATGCCGCCGTTGGTCTGGGATTCAAACCTCGCACGGTATGCACAATGGTATGCCAACCAGAGAAGGTATGATTGTGACCTGAGGCACTCTAACGGACCTTATGGTGAGAACATATTTTGGGGCAGTGGCAGGGGGTGGAGTCCTGCTCAGGCAGTCACTGCCTGGGTCTCCGAGCGAAAATGGTATAATTATTGGTCTAATTCTTGCGCTGGGGATCAAGAATGTGGACATTATACTCAGATTGTTTGGAGGAAGACAAGAAGAGTTGGGTGTGCTAGAGTTAATTGTTTTGGTGGTAAGGGAGTTTTCATGACCTGCAATTATGACCCTCCTGGGAACTTCATTGGAGAAAGGCCTTACTGA